TGCGCGCCGCCCGCGACCCCCTGGTCGTGTACCGCCCGTGACCCGTCGCGAGCGAGGGACGCTGATCGCGTCCGTCCTCGTCGCCCTCGGCATGGTCCTGCCGCTGACCGTCCTCGTCCGGGACCACTGGCCGCCGCTGAAGGACCTCGACGACGACAGCTCACTGGCCCTCACCCTCCCCTCCGGTCTCGCGCGAGACGTCGTCCTGGCGGTGACCCAGCTCGGTGCCCCGCTGTTGCTCGAAGCGGCAGCCGTCGTGATCGCCTTGCTCGTACGACGCAAGCGCGCGATCTACGTCCTCGTCACCGTCTTCGGCGCGGAGCTGCTGTCCGCGCTGCTGAAGGAGGCGGTCAGCCGGGTGCGGCCCTGCGTCGACGCCGCGTCCTGCCCGGCGACGACGTCGTTCCCGAGCGGCCACGCGACAGGAGCGGCTGCCTTCTGGACCGTCGTCGCGGTCCTGC
This genomic window from Gaiellales bacterium contains:
- a CDS encoding phosphatase PAP2 family protein — protein: MTRRERGTLIASVLVALGMVLPLTVLVRDHWPPLKDLDDDSSLALTLPSGLARDVVLAVTQLGAPLLLEAAAVVIALLVRRKRAIYVLVTVFGAELLSALLKEAVSRVRPCVDAASCPATTSFPSGHATGAAAFWTVVAVLLLPRLGRRAWWLLAVPAVVAVSRVLLGVHYPSDVLAGLLVGGCWAAAWTVLLREVA